The DNA segment ATTGTGCATCGTTGCCTTACGTCAACAGCCCGCTTCGACTTGCTGCAGCAATCCTTGGCCCAATGACTGAATTTTCCATAGTTTTGGCATTGGTCCTTGCCACAACTTGGAACAGACTCGTTGGCATTGTTGTCTCATGATCATTTGATGCAATCGCTCCCACGATTCTTGGCATGATGATGATGGGAGCCGCCATTACCGCCGCTATTGGATCTTCCCTCACCATTGCGCTTGTTTACACAACCTAGCCACTCCTCCTCGGTGAGGAGTAGCTTCTACCTGCCATCGCCTTCTGAAAAGCCAAGCCTGTACCTCTGCTCATATCAAGGAGGATCTCGATAGAGATGATGACATGCTGGAGACATTCCGAGACAACCTGCAAAAATTTTCACACCACtcaacttcaatgacttcatCCCCAGAACTCGGAGGTTGTTGGCAAGGCTCATGATCCTTAGGGAGAAGTCATCGATGGACTCACCTCGTCATCTTTGAACTCAATCTTGCTGAGCTCACGTCGCAGCTTCTGTGCATTTGCTTCTCTAACACGCTAGATGCCGATGCGTATCATCTTGACCGTTTCGCATGCATCGTTTGGTGGTGTACTTGATGGTGAGAGTTGATAGTATCCCTGGCAGCATGACATGGAGAATGGCAGACAATGCCAATTTCATCGTAGTAATCACCGCCACCAAGCTCGATCGCCTCCCAAAGACCCTGCACTTGCCGATTGACACGCATCACAAGCGCCTAGTCGGTGTAGTTCATCCAGGTGAGCGTAGGGTAGACCACCAAACCCAATGCCTACTTGACAACATGTTGCACGATCATCTCATGGCCATTGTTGTCATGGTGTCACAGTCAGCGCAGAGGAGGTGTCAGTGAGCTATGGCAGCCTCGGCACGGAGGAGTCCTCGACCGCGCACTCCTAGAGCCTACGACGACATAGCAGTGCTTGGATTGGCAACAGATGCTCTGATAACAAATGTTGGAATCAGTCTAGATGAGCACACGCTAACACTGTAGAAAACACCCAGGAATATTGTGTTGCAATTGAACTGCAGCTTTTATGTTTTCTCCTTGATTTATGAGCCAAACAACAAAGTCTCAGGCGTATGGCATCACGATGCCCACGTCTTGCACCATCACGCGCACAACCGGCGCCATTACGTGCACGTCTGAACACTAACTGCAGAAACGGCTAATTAAAACTCCTACATACAGAAATGGCTAATTAAAACTCCTACATGCAGAAATGGAAATGACACTTACTGCATGATCGCTGGGCACAGCCATGCCTCTAACAATCAAAACGGAAAAAACAAAATGCTCAGGATTAATAATCATGCAACATTTCTCACTACTCTCTCAACCGAGCTACAGCCGCTCTCCCTTCCCTTCACTCGCGTTGCCGCCTGGATCCGCAGGAGAAGCCTGAGTCGGTCTCCTCCGCTGGTCGCCGTCTCCTTTCCGTCGTCCTAGAGCCAAGCCCCACTGCGCGCCACCACGATCTTCGCCACGGCCGGCCTCCAGCAGGCTCGACTCCACCGCCGAGAAGCCACACCACCGGCCTGCCTTAGCCCCTCCCTAGTCCAGCCAAGCTCTGGTGAGCCCCATGTGACCCCTctcctttcttctccctctcttggtAATTGCCTCCGTCAAGCTCAGACCGAGCGTCGCCTACCACCGTGGTTCGCCACCGAGCTAGCTCCGGTCAACGCCGCCGCGCTGCGCATGTGCCACAAACAATCTCCCTACGCCATGTTGAACCTTCTGGAGATGGCCTCGACCACCGCCGAGCAGCTAACCACCGCTGGTGAAGCTCGCCGAGCGCCGGCTGTATCCACGGTCTCCGTTGCTCGCGGTCTGTCCGCGGTCAAAGGTTTGACCCaagtaaatatttttctttcttgccGGCCCGTCAGGAACATCTTACCCCGTCAGGAATCACCTGTTTTCTGGAAGTGAACTTACGAAAATGACGATTCTTTTTGCGGTGCTCCATAGTCCATACCCCTCCCGAAAATAAGCCACCGCCACAAATATTTGGGATCCTCGTAGTGAGAGGTTATGCGAGCCTTCTCATTAACAGATTTACGTCCAAGAGAGTACAGAAAGTACATGGAAAAAACACGAAACTTATTATTATTGATGCATTAGTAAAGACAAAAACACCAGTAATTAACACGATCTAGTATTGTCGACGGATTGGCAGGTATGCTTTAGTATCCATATTACATATCTCTCTGTATAGCCGGAGCTTGCATTCACTTGTTCCTCACCCAACGATAGTTGTAGTAATCCTACATACGTAACTCTAAGGTTGGAGGGAGAGATCGCATACATGAACAGGCCGTGGATTCAGCAGAAGCAACcagaatttaaaaaaaaaaccgagGTGACCCGAAGCAAAACCGAAGAGACACTTCATGGTTGCTCATGCATGATGAGCAACCATAGCTGCGCTTAGGGCTTAGGCACCGCCGGACTCCTCGCAGCCCGGTGGCTTGTACGCGATGAAGCTGATGCACTGCACTTGCCTGACATTGTCGAAGCCGATGATGCGGACGAAAGCGTCGGGGTAGGCCTTCTTGGCCTCCTCGAGCTCCTTGAGCACCTGGGTGGCATCGGTACAGCCGAACATGGGCAGCTTCCACATGGTCCAGTAGCGGCCGTCGTAGTACCCTGGGGACCTGGCGTTCTCACGGTAGACGAACCCGACCTTGCTGAACTCGAGGCAAGGAATCCACTTGGACCGGATGAGGTACTCAATCTGCTTCAGGAGGTCCTCCGTGGTGAGCGGCGGCAAGTAGGACAGGGTCTCGAACTTCTTGATGCCCTCAATCGGCCACACCTGAACAACGAGTGCACACACACATCAAGGAACAGTTCGTGCTCTGCATTCAGCTCCTCACATACTAACTCCCAAAGCAGCAACTGAAAAGTCGACGCTTACCTGCATGCACTTGATCCTTCCACCGTTGCTGACGTTGCCAAAGCCGGAGCTGCTGGAGCGGCGGCTCACGGGGAGCCCGGCGGTGGACTTGAGTCCCTGGAAGGGAGCGACTGAGGTGGCGGACGACGCCATCACGGTGGGTGCCATGGCTCGCTAGCTCTCTGCTCTCTAccgaaggagaagaggaggcaGGAGTGCTTGAGTCCCTGTAGGTTCCCCCACCGACGGCTTATATAAAGCCACAGGCTCCACGGCACACCATCCCATCCCGCGCCAGGACGTCTGGATGTGGGAGGAGTGGCTCCCGTTCGCCGGTGGCGGCACCCACCCAGGCTGGCCTATCCTGATCAGGTCTGGCGCCACGTGTAGGCGCCCAGTGGCGCGCCTTATCCTCTGGACCACGGGGTTGGATGGGCAGTCCACGCTGGTTTGGCCACGTCTCGCCGACCTCGCTTGCTTGCCTCTGGCCTCTTGGTGAGCTGAGCTTTGTGGCGAGATATTTCTCGGCGCTGCTGCTTCGCTCTTCTTTTACGCTGCAGGTGGCGGTTGCAGGACCACGGGATGGAACGGAATTGGCTCCATCGAACATATACGGCCCCCGCCGGGTGCCAACGGCGGCAGGCCTCTGCGTATCCTGCATCGTACCACGCTCTATAGAAGCCACGTCGTGGAAGAAGCCGCTTTTCACGGATCCAGGTCGATGCAAGAGTATGCAGCAATGGCGAGCACAATCAAATTAGCAGTGCGTTTGAGGAAACTGCGTAGGCGCTGGTTTGTTTCTGTTGAGCTTTCAGTGGGAGCTTCACGCATTCCATTTTTCACCTAGGAGACGAATTTGTTGAATCTGAGGTTTTCTTCGCAAAAATAAGAACATGAAATTCCATTCGTACCATCAAACGTTATCAAACATTTGAACTGTTTAAAAAGAAGCGTGCAATGCACACACATAACACTTTCCTTCAATACTTCTTTTTGAAAAAGTATCTTCAAAAACAAATGTGCATTAGCCAGAACACCATCTCATGACCCCTAGGCTCTGATAGAACACTTCAGTAACGGTGGGAGGTCAAAGAAAGAGAATTGACCTCCGAATACAGTGATCCTATGATTTTAAAAAATGTGTGCAATAATATCCTTTTGACCGCCCAAGCTGAATTTCacgaaaatttgaaaatttgcaaCTGCTAAATAAACCCAAAAGGAAAATAGAACAACATGAAACTGGGCCCCCAGGTTGGTCCTGGTTATAGGGCCTGCCCGATTTTCAAAACCCTACACCACTAATAAttaaaaggaataaaaaatgTGTATTTTACATACTTGCATGGTAATCAAAACCTTTACAAACGTTCCTTTAAAAAAATACCTTTACAAAAGTTGCAAAATTTGCAGCTACTTACATACAGATGATCTCAGAAGAACAAAAATGTACAGATCATCAGGGAAATTTGCCCTTCTCTTCCAGTAGTTCATTTACAAACTTCAGGAACCTTGAAGGACCGCATGCCCAATAGATGCCCATTAGCAGCTTCCTGTGACAGCATCTGTGGATGACTTATCAAGAGCTGAATAGAAAAAGCCTGCATGCGACACGAAGCATCAATCATACCATTGGCCCCTCATGCCGTTATCCCCAATAATAGATCTGGTAACTACCCTTGATTTCACATATATTCAGTAGTAACAGAACAGAAGATAGCCCAGCCAAAGCAATGGAATAAAGGCCCAACTTATAGTGAACCAGAACGAATCACCTGATTCAATGGAAGTTTCAAAGAGATCAACAATAGAAAACAAACTAATTTCCAAAATCAAAAATAAAGAAGGCACGCAGTGAGGTGTATACATTTCTGTAACTTGGTAAACTAACCATGCTCCACACAAATGGACCAGGCGTGCTTCTGAAATAATGGATGGATAGCTTAGAACATGAAGCCACAATGTTAAAAGCCAGGCTCCACGAGATTGTTAATACAGGAGGAAGTGAATTTCCTGGAAACAAGATAAGTTAGAGACTTTGAACGGGTAATTTAAGAGACGACTGAAATTCTGGAGACATAGAAGAGTCAAAATCATGGCCTCACTGGAGCATGTTGGAATTCCTTATAGAAACAGCATCTTGGCCCTCAACATGTCACAAAAAGTTGGCTTCCAAGGAGCTTACTCAAAAGTGGAATTCACCATAGCATCAACAAGGTTCAGGATAGAAGGGTTCTAGAGAACCCCAAGTTTTTCCCACCTTTATTTTCGTACGTAAAGGTACTGAAACAAGAGTAAAAAGCAATTCAATTTTTAGCTAGGCAATAAACAAGTCACAATCATCCAGTTCAGATTAAACGGATACCCAAGAGTGAAGCAGCATTCTCCATGCATATCTGTAACAGCCTTCCAGCCCGTGCTAACATACATGGATCAACTTCCAGTACCAATTCATCATGCAccttcaaagaaaaaaagggttATAATCATACAtacttaaaaaaacaaacagataTAACTATCATGGAAAACCAGTATTTGTCAGTATTTCATGCTAGCTTTCATAAAGCACCTGCAAAATAAGGTGACAATGGCCACTGATTTCCGAAAAGATTCTCGTAACTTCATCCGTAGAATCAACTGCCTTACTCCTGTTAGTAATTACAGAATGAACTTTAATCATAGCCACCTTGATGATATCAGCAGCAGAACCCTGGAAAAACAAGAGCTCAATCAACAAATGAAACGTGTTAACTTATGCGAGACAAATGCTGTATTACCTGGCAAATAGAATTTACTGCTTGTCTCTGTGCTTTAGCTTTCTCTTTGTTATTTCCAGCCGTTATTTTTGTAAGAAAACGTCGCCGGCCCATCAAGGTCTCCACATATCTGAAAATTGATAATACATTAGCAATTTCTTTGATGTGTGTCTAGTTGGAGAAAAGCGAATGGAGGATCCATCCTTATATCTCCACTGTACAGTGAATTACTGTTGTGGACACTTTTGTTGGACGAAAATACAAGCGTCGGGTTCAGGTGAAGACAGGGCTGGCGGCAACAGCAGTTGCAGATCAGGCTTTGGAGTAGAGATAAAGATTTGTCGGTTGCATTCATTAGATATTGTTAGAGATAAAGATTGTATAGTTAGATTCATTatggttagagataagattgtgAATTGGTTAGGTGCCAGCCTGATATAGTGGGTTGTGGATGTTCGGCAGAGGCAATGACCAATAAAGCTTAAAGTTCACGTAATAGCTGCTCAGAGCCTCTGAAGAGAGGGCGAGTACGCTCCATCTACCCCAGTCGTATCAATTATATGTGGTGAAATCAAACACACCTGTCATTcaatgcatatgtagttgtcttTACGACACAAACTTTTATTTGTTATACTTTTCTTATACATAAGAACCAACAAACCTTAGGAATGATCCAGAAGATGCAAACACAAATTGGGAATATTACTGCCAAACTTAGTTTAGCATTCCCAAATCTTGGACATAATCGAAAAGATGGCAATTGTATGGAACTAAAAGATACAAGCTATATGCATGCAACTTATGTATGCAAAGCAGTGTATAAAATCATGTAATGTCAGAGAACTCCCAAGAGCATCTTTCAGTGAAGGCACGCACACGTCTCTTTGTGTGTGCACAAGTACTCGTGCCTGTCAATCTTTCCATTTATATTTTATGCACATATGTTCACCTACGTCAACCCAAGTGATAATCGAGCAGTGATCATAAGGTACCTGTCAGATAAGTAAAAGAGGCAAAGAACAGTAGTCCTAGCAATTTATTCTATGAAGTTACCACCTTGAATTACTGCTGAGAAGCAGCCCACATATTAATGTTTTAAAACAGCAGATAATACATGTTCATATGTCGATATTTTTTCATAGACCTAATGTGAAACTCTAAATTAACATAAAAAGGGGAAGATATTATATATAAAAAGACTATGAACGAAATTGCTACAAAGTAGACTAACCCTTTTTGGCGACAAGATGCAACAGCTTCATGTAGCCACGACGAAACACCAGGAAAGAATCTCTTAAAGCTTTGGATTTTCTGTGCAGCTTCGTCTATGCTGCATTCAAGTTGTTCTGCAAGGGAATTTGCACCCATTCCATAAAGGATGCCATAAATTAATCTTTTAGTGTTCTCTCTCTCCTTAGAAGAGATCAAGGCCTCTGCTTTACCAGCCCATCTTGAAGCGATCATAGTAAAAACATCACCATCCGGTTTACTTAGAAGCTCAATCAACGTAGGATCTTTAGAAAAATGAGCCATTAAGCGCAACTCAATCTGTGAGTAATCAGCAGTTACCAACAACCAATTATCCTACAAACAGAAAAGATAGGCTGTGACATTATACTAAGGATTGTTACAAGTCATGTTCAACAAATTATCCTAATCATTTTAGAAAAACATATTCAACAAGTTCACAAGACGGATCATCAATACCTGGGTGGGAATGAAAAAATCACGGGCGTTGATTTGATGATGTGAAACCACTGACATGCTTGAGTAATCTTTATCACTTTTCCCTGTATTGAATTCCACTAAGTGCTCAACACACTACAAAGTAACAGGGTAAATCAGTCAGTAATTCAGATAAATCTAAACAAAAACACAAAACTTTGTTAAATTTAACCTGGAGATTCGGCTCCTCCATTGATAAACGGCCAGTGGCAGTTGATGTCTGAAGCCAATTTCCATGTATGATGTACCTTTGTGATTGGGTGCACAACTTTGCCCGTGAACAAATGGACCCCAACGTGCCATTCAACAATTTTGCCAATGTTCTGTGTTCCTTAATTACTGGGATAATCGGGTGTTGGTCCCTAAATAACAAGAACATTAGAAAGTTTCTAttgaaaatgaaaaaattaaaatgctCCACCAATACTGGGATAATGGATAGAAGCTCAAAGAGAACAATTTTGTCAACATCGATCATAATTTTATTGCTAACAATCAGCAATTCTTAAATCATGGAAAAATTTAGGGCTAAGTGCAAACAGAAAGATTGCAATAGATGTTAAAACAGAAGGAAGGCCTCCCTGGCAAGTTCATTGCAGTGTTGCTGCCTTGCTACAGATGTTCAGGGTGCACATAGTAGGGACATCAGGAGGCTAGAAATATAAAATAAGGCAAACAAAGGGGTAAAAATGGTACATGTGCCTGCAttttatgcattttacaaaCACTTATGCAACCTCTACTTGCCCTACAAGTGGGGAGTGAAGAGAAGCAGGAATGTGTAGGATGGAAAATTGATAGACGTTTTCTAGCGAACAGGTATTTGTACCATAGCATACCCAAAGAATAAGAGATCAGAGGAACAGGCGTAGGAACGTTGAGGATAGAGCCTTCCTTCTCTTTGTAGTGTGGTGGCTAGGGTTAACAAAAAGAAAACCAATTATTCTCAACAGCATAAAAGGTTTTTCCAAACAAAAGGTCTAGGTGAACATGTAATGAAATAAATTGCATTTGCATATAGTTTATTAGGGAGAAATATGAGCCATCCCCAAAATGCGACTctgaaaaaacagaaaaacagCACCTTTTGGGCATTGGCACAATAATTTTCTTAAAGCATGTCCAGAAGATGGGCAGATGCCAATAATGTCAATGTACACCATGTcatgctcggggtgctcggggtcacctACACAAGGAGAAGGGACCAGCTTGGAGCTGCCGTGAAGGAGGATGCAGCTAGAAGCTAAGTCTGTTGCCGCCCTCCCTTATCATTCCATCCATTTAATTAGTTAGTTTGCTTTCTTATCAAGTTAGATCCTTTGTTAGGGTCGGCCTATATACTCTCTCCAGCGTGCACCAATCTAAGAACGTGACACAGACACACAGAACTTTTCTAGCTTAGATCAAGACTATCTTAAACTCACACAAAGTGGACCATTGCTCCATCAGAACACCAGACATAGCAGAATGTATATTTcaaattagaaaaatatattgtaaaatCATGTAAAGTTCCTGCACAAATAATCTCTTGCCACAAAATGATACACTTACTGTTGCAAAAGCCCAAAAAAGACATGTTTGACAGCAGAACTAGCAAGTGAGAGAAATGAAATATACCTTAGATGGTCTAGAGACTGCTTGCCAGTGCTAGGATGCAGCTTTCCTTTCTCACAACCTTTTGGAACTGGCAATTCTAAGTGCGTGTATAGAATGTCGGCGATATCAGCAGTTGCATTTAGTGAAAAACTCTTGCCAGCTAATCTGTATGCTTCTTTCTCTAGTTCCTTCAGCTTGTTTATTATAATATGTCGCGCATGGAGACATGCATCCATGTCAGCACCAATTCCCCAAAGTTCCATATCAGCAAGAATATTTACCTATACAAATGGATGAGATAGAGATTTTGAGGCATTCTGCAAGCAACAATCTTGCATTAGGCAAGGGTAAGAAATTTACCAATGGACCCTCTATCATTTCAACCAAACCATCGAGATTTTGAGAAACAAGTAATTTCTTCAGAACAGAAGACAAAGCCCGTGTCTGTGCAGCACGTCTACAACAGCCATTGTGTGCTGCTTTATGCATCTGATTTCTCCATCTTCCATCCCGatttgcagcagcagcagcttcacTATGAAGCCTTCTCTTGACTAACTAATTATCACAAAAGAGTGAAATACAAATGAACTACATTGTCCGAAATAATTCAGCATCAAAATTAAGTAACAACTGTGTATTGCAAGATCAGAAGAAATCAACCTTAAAAATGAGCTTGAAGGAGTATGCATTAAcaatgaaaaaggaaaaggcaTTGCAGAACACAGCATCCGTGTACCTTCTCAAGGCTCGGCATTGTTTTGCTTTCCTCATCAGGCCATAGAACCCATGCCACCAAGCATATGTCTATTCCATTGTAAACAGAGATTGGTGGTAGCAACACATATGAGTTGTCAAGTACTTCAATATTGTTCAACATTTTATGGTCAAGATGAAACCTTGCAAGCCGTTGGCAAGAAAAATAAGCAGATTTAAGTGCTTGGATCTGGATCTTCAAGTTCCATGTCATTTTCTTGACACTATTTTGTTGCATAATGTCAGCTATTTTATTCCATCTTCTCTGAAAATGCCCCCACATTTCACTGGAATCGTTGTTACCAATTGTGACTAGATCCTTCGGAAAGTTGCAGTAGTAAATGGGGGAGTTTTCCCAACAGACAGCCAATCCAAAAACTTCAAAAAGGGTCCACGATAGATTGGTTGATTTCTTGACAAAATGAAGATCGAAGGAGAATTCACCAACAGCAGACCATCGATCAAGAAAACAATCAAACCCCCCTGGGAAGTTATATGCATTGATAGGACCTTTGTCGGCCACATTTCTACCACTTGACTTATCAGTAATTTGTGTGGACAAAGGTGATGCTGCTTCCTGGATAGTGATGTTAACATTACTAGCTAGTCCTGCATTATCTTTCATATGAATGGAAGAACCAGGGCACGTGTAGTCTCCTAAACTATCTGTAGAAGCCCTTTGAGCAGCATCATAATTAGAGCAGTAATTTTTATCATCACCAGCATGCGTCACTAAAGCTAGCTTATTGCAATTAGCTTTATCTCCGCAAGGAGAAACCATGGTATCTCGAGTTGGGGAATCCTCAATAGTTGGGAGTGCAGGTGCAGTAAACTGAGGAACTTCTACACCAAGTGACTTGAAGGCTGAGAATGCTGCTACTCTGGCTGCTTCTGCCTCCTCAAGAACAATCTTGCGAGCTCCATTTTTTATCTTCTTGGCTATACCGAATTGCATTCGGTGTAAACCAGAATCATCTAGTCAATTGAACAAAATGTAATCAGAGTAGGCTTAAAAATGAACAAGAAATAGACTAACCAATTGTATGTTAAAAAAGATGGGCATCTAACAGCTTCTTACTGTGCGTATCCTGAAGCaaatgagaaaataaaaggatgaAGCAAAGAAAAGATAGATGAAGTAATGCCAATATGGATATTGAACAGAATAACAGTTTATTCTGGGTAGGCCTTAGAAAAAAATACTGTGCTCAGATTACCAAGAGGTCCTGCTTTTGTGTGGAGGCCATTAAGGACTTTTGTGGCATTGCCCATGTGGTACTGTAGCATGAACATGAATAGTGATACTTTTGTTGTACCCCATGCCTTAGATGGGTTTCCGCCAATTTCATTGTTTAGGGTGGGGTAAATTATTGTTAGAGGCAAGTAGTTTGAGTTGGATTGCACCTTACTTTTAGGCCTTTCAAATTATATCAGCTCAGGATACAATTAGTTAAGAGTACCATATAATTAAGAGCAATTGCCATCCTTTTGAATTAAGTATAAATAATctagttttcttttagtttGTCAACAACCGTACCATCCAACAGGCGCTGCAAGATCACCAGTGGGTCCGCGATCAGAGGGAGTCTGATGGTGCCGGCCCTGGCAGAGTATCTGCATCTGTGGAATCGCATGGCCAGGGTAGCCATACATGCGGACATCGAGGACCAACACAGCTTGACACCATCGCCTACTGGTGAGTACTCTATGTCGGCCTATATATGTTTCTTCATCAGCGCGATGGGATTTGAACAGTGGAAGCTCATTTGGAAATTGTGGGTGTCGCCGCGTTGCAAGTTCTTTACTTGGCTCGCGATTCTCGGCCGGTGCTGGACGGCGGACTGTCTAGCGAAGCGTAGGCTGCCGCATCCGGTGCGATGCCCTTTGTGCGACCAGGAGGACAAACTAGTTCACCACCTCCTTGTGCCCTGCATGTTTGTCAGGGAGGTGTGGTTCACGGCTCTGTCGATCGCTGGCCTCCAGGGTTTGACCCCGCAACCGGACGACGTGTTGCTCGAAGACTAGTGGCGCCAATCGCAACATCGACTGCCTAAGCCTATGCGGAAAGGTTTCAACTCGATCGTCATCTTGGTGGTTTGGCAGCTGTGGAAACACCGTAATTCCTATGTGTTCGATGGCGCGTCCCCAGATGTCCAGTCAGTGCTTCGGAGCATCAGGGAAGATGCCAAGCTCTGGTGCATGGCAAGAGCTAAAGGGTTAAGCGCGATCTGGCCACCTGATGGCCATCGCCGGTTTGATGCGCTTCTGTTCACCTAATCGTCCTTCCACTTAGTCCGTGTCACGGCCTTGCGGCAATGATCGGATAGGATACGAGTGGGAGGTGGCCCGCCTGGCCTTCGCTGATTTTCTGCCCGTGATGAAGACGAAGAAGACACCCAAGCGCCGACAATCAGGCAATAGCAAAGGTGAGATCGTAGAGAACTTGAGATGAGAAAATTAGAATAATCTATTCCTTGCCTTTCCTCAACGGTTTCCTCTGTATTTATAGAGCCATACCAAATCTAATCCGAATACAACTCTATCTTTAACTAATCCGACTAGAATACTTAACTACCTCAAATCTTTAACTAACTATCTCCTAAATCTAAACATATTTATATGAATAAACATAAGGTATCTTAACCGCCACTTTGGATTGTTGCCGTCGGCCTTCTCCTCGTATACGTCTTGCCGACCATGACATCTCTCCCCTTCTCCAGAAACAGCTCATCCTCGAGATGGAAATTAGGATAGCGTTGCTTGAAAGATTTCACATCTTCCCAAGTGGCGTCACAAGCTTGCTGACCTTGCCATCGCACCAATACTTGCCAATTGTTGCGAGCAAAACGACTGCGAATGACAAACGCCAAAGTAGGCAATGCTCTACCATAGAATTGGTGGTAGCTGAGGAACTTATTGCGGAGGCTGGCCGTGAAATTTCTTGAGGACGCTcacatggaacacatcatgTATTCTTGCCCCCGCTGGTAATTGAAGGTGATAAGCCACATCACCAATTCGTGCCTGAATTTGAAAAGGACCATAGAAGCACGGCGACAACTTGCCCTTGGTAATCGGGATCGAAGTTGCAGGACGATGAAGAAGCTTCAGCCAGACCCAATCACCAACTGCAAACGCTACATCCGTGTGCTTAGCATAGTAATATTGTTTGGCATGTTCCTATGCCTGAAGAAGTCGTTCTCTGATATCAGCAAGGAACTCATCTCTTTCCAATAGGGATTGCTCAACGGCTAGTACCTAAGCTTCTCCTTTATCATAGGCACGCAAAGTGGGA comes from the Phragmites australis chromosome 22, lpPhrAust1.1, whole genome shotgun sequence genome and includes:
- the LOC133904398 gene encoding ribulose bisphosphate carboxylase small subunit, chloroplastic 2; the encoded protein is MAPTVMASSATSVAPFQGLKSTAGLPVSRRSSSSGFGNVSNGGRIKCMQVWPIEGIKKFETLSYLPPLTTEDLLKQIEYLIRSKWIPCLEFSKVGFVYRENARSPGYYDGRYWTMWKLPMFGCTDATQVLKELEEAKKAYPDAFVRIIGFDNVRQVQCISFIAYKPPGCEESGGA